In Acipenser ruthenus chromosome 6, fAciRut3.2 maternal haplotype, whole genome shotgun sequence, the following proteins share a genomic window:
- the LOC117410563 gene encoding SERTA domain-containing protein 2-like: protein MLGKGAKRKLDEHEDGLEGKATSAGGGPSKVSYTLQRQTVFNISLMKLYNHRALTEPSLQKRVLINNMLRRIQEELKQEGSPRPMFFAASQPQDDPLDEGYREVQPAFSLSAQPAQPSALTSTTPLESCLTPASLLEDDATSFCTSPSPTSLTPQPQHDGPTKPPPPPPLVAIKDSFSSALDEIEELCPTSTSPATAAVTATAPQMPPPLPPTVLISKDLETKVCSQKFEGLVTQQESKTSAVAESRLIDSTSPSNFEITTSSGFLTDLALDDILFADIDTSMYDFDPCTTTTGTTSKIAPVTADDLLKTLSPYNNQPVTPNQPFKMDLAELDHIMEVLVGS, encoded by the coding sequence ATGTTGGGTAAAGGGGCAAAGCGGAAGCTTGACGAGCATGAAGACGGGCTGGAAGGCAAAGCGACATCGGCGGGGGGCGGCCCCTCGAAGGTGTCCTACACCCTGCAGCGGCAGACCGTCTTCAACATCTCCCTCATGAAGCTGTACAACCACCGGGCCCTGACGGAGCCCAGCCTGCAGAAGCGTGTGCTCATCAACAACATGCTGCGGCGCATCCAGGAGGAGCTGAAACAGGAGGGCAGCCCGCGGCCCATGTTCTTCGCCGCCTCCCAGCCGCAAGACGACCCACTTGACGAGGGCTACCGGGAGGTCCAGCCAGCCTTCAGCCTATCAGCCCAGCCGGCCCAGCCCTCTGCTTTAACAAGCACTACACCACTAGAGTCCTGCCTCACCCCTGCCTCTCTCCTGGAGGATGATGCTACTTCTTTTTGCACTTCACCTAGCCCTACAAGTCTGACTCCCCAACCCCAGCACGATGGGCCTACCAAACCACCTCCACCACCCCCACTAGTGGCTATTAAAGACAGCTTTTCCTCAGCCTTGGATGAAATAGAGGAGCTTTGTCCAACATCTACCTCCCCTGCGACCGCAGCagtgacagcgacagctccccaAATGCCACCGCCGTTGCCACCAACTGTATTGATCTCTAAAGACCTTGAGACCAAGGTCTGTAGCCAAAAGTTTGAGGGACTGGTCACGCAGCAGGAGAGCAAAACATCAGCAGTCGCAGAATCCAGGCTAATAGACTCGACGTCCCCGAGTAACTTTGAGATTACGACTTCCTCTGGTTTCCTTACAGACCTTGCCCTGGACGACATCCTGTTTGCTGATATTGACACCTCTATGTATGATTTTGACCCATGCACGACCACTACGGGGACCACCTCCAAAATAGCCCCCGTAACAGCAGACGATCTCCTCAAAACCTTATCTCCTTATAACAATCAACCAGTCACCCCAAATCAGCCTTTCAAAATGGACCTTGCAGAACTCGACCACATAATGGAAGTACTTGTTGGCTCTTGA